Proteins co-encoded in one Bacillus sp. FSL H8-0547 genomic window:
- the mscL gene encoding large conductance mechanosensitive channel protein MscL: MLKDFKKFAIKGNVIDLAVGVIIGTAFGKIVTSLVNDIVMPLIGILIGGVNFSGLDYAFGKAIVKYGAFIQTIIDFFIIAFSVFLFVRLFERFKTKDEQKPVPILTNEEKLLTEIRDLLKTQQEREH; this comes from the coding sequence ATGCTAAAAGATTTTAAAAAGTTTGCCATAAAAGGCAACGTCATTGACCTTGCTGTCGGGGTTATCATCGGTACAGCTTTCGGCAAAATTGTCACATCTCTTGTCAATGACATCGTAATGCCGCTGATCGGGATTCTTATTGGAGGAGTAAACTTTTCCGGACTGGATTACGCCTTCGGAAAAGCAATCGTAAAGTACGGCGCCTTCATCCAAACCATTATCGATTTCTTCATCATTGCGTTTTCTGTGTTCTTATTTGTCCGCTTATTTGAACGGTTTAAAACTAAGGACGAGCAAAAGCCTGTCCCTATCCTGACCAATGAGGAAAAACTTTTAACAGAAATTCGTGACTTGCTGAAAACACAGCAGGAAAGAGAGCACTGA